A window from Athalia rosae chromosome 5, iyAthRosa1.1, whole genome shotgun sequence encodes these proteins:
- the LOC105693385 gene encoding adapter molecule Crk — protein sequence MAATFDQYDKSSWYFGAMSRQDATDLLMSEKEGGVFLVRDSTSIHGDFVLCVREDSKVSHYIINKIQQQGDQIRYRIGDQMFPDIPNLLAFYKLHYLDTTSLIRPAPRRIQKVIAKYDFEGNDSEDLPFRKGEILTVISKDEEQWWTARNSLGQTGSVPVPYIQKYEEDSLTLLENSSRPDSGGSCSSNSNLAQQQPQSQLLQESGQTGVPRRCNIQRTLPAFAKVKQARVPNAYDKTALKLEVGDMIKVTKTNINGQWEGELHGKTGHFPFTHVEFVDSENGDGNQEM from the exons ATGGCTGCTACTTTCGACCAATATGACAAATCCAG tTGGTACTTCGGCGCGATGTCGAGGCAAGATGCTACAGATTTATTaatgagtgaaaaagaaggaggtgTATTTTTGGTGCGCGATAGCACATCTATCCATGGAGATTTTGTGTTGTGCGTTAGAGAGGATAGCAAAGTTAgtcattatattataaacaAGATACAGCAGCAGGGAGATCAAATAAGGTATAGAATTGGCGATCAAATGTTTCCCGACATACCAAATCTCCTCGCCTTTTATAAATTACATTATTTGGATACCACATCGCTAATCAGGCCGGCACCAAGAAGAATTCAAAAAGTCATCGCCAAGTACGACTTTGAAGGAAATGATTCGGAAGACCTACCGTTTAGGAAAG GTGAAATTCTGACAGTGATATCGAAAGACGAAGAGCAGTGGTGGACGGCGAGGAATAGCTTGGGTCAGACCGGTTCGGTACCAGTTCCGTACATCCAAAAATACGAGGAAGACAGTTTGACGCTTCTGGAAAATAGTTCGCGACCAGATTCAGGTGGCAGCTGCAGTTCGAATTCAAATTTGGCACAACAGCAACCACAATCGCAACTTCTTCAAGAATCTGGGCAGACAGGGGTACCCAGACGTTGTAATATTCAGAGGACGCTACCTGCGTTTGCAAAAGTCAAACAGGCTAGAGTGCCAAATGCATACGATAAAACTGCTCTTAAACTAGAAGTTGGAGATATGATTAAAGTTACCAAAACTAATATTAATGGTCAGTGGGAAGGTGAATTACATGGAAAAACTGGACACTTTCCTTTTACGCATGTTGAATTTGTAGACAGCGAAAATGGCGATGGTAATCAAGAAATGTAA